In Fundidesulfovibrio magnetotacticus, a single window of DNA contains:
- the ppsA gene encoding phosphoenolpyruvate synthase has protein sequence MDKRSALILWFEDISIDDVPLVGGKNASLGEMVRELAPKGVRVPGGFAVTARAYRLLLEHNRAEERIKDVLRDLDTRDMENLAQRGRKVRAIIRSLAFPPELRAAVEEAYAVLEQRHGTGCDVAVRSSATAEDLPDASFAGQQETYLNIHGAEELLEACQRCFASLFTNRAISYRVDKGFDHFAIALSIGVQKMVRSDLASAGVMFSIDTESGFRDAVTITGAWGLGENVVQGAVSPDEYCVFKPTLRAGFRPILQRKPGDKAIKMVYTDDAKSPTKNVEVPQADRTRLVLTDNEILELARMAMVIEEHYSAKAGTPRPMDIEWAKDGRTGELYIVQARPETVHSLKDANVLRSYRLTGLGEVAARGRAVGEMIGRGLACVIREAANIKAFKPGSVLVTDMTDPDWEPVMKTASAIVTNRGGRTCHAAIVSRELGIPCVVGAGDATERIRDGEPVTVDCSQGAEGLVYHGLLDFEVQTVNLGEMPRPKTKITMNLAAPEQAFEKSFIPNDGVGLARVEFIINSSIRVHPLALLRFDQLKDPAAREAIEAMTRGYADKADYFVDRLAEGVGMLAAAFYPKPVIVRLSDFKSNEYANLIGGAQFEPHEENPMIGWRGASRYYSEGYRDAFALECRAMRLIREDMGLANLEVMIPFPRTVEEARKVVETMAENGLRQGENGLRIIGMCEIPSNVILAEEFLEVFDGFSIGSNDLTQLILGVDRDSSLVAHVFDERNPAVKRMVKQVIDVANAKGKYIGICGQAPSDYPEFAAFLVECGIQSISLNPDTVIKTTLAVAELEKRLGRSA, from the coding sequence ATGGACAAGCGCTCCGCATTGATCCTCTGGTTCGAGGACATCTCCATCGACGACGTGCCTCTCGTGGGCGGCAAGAACGCCTCCCTGGGCGAGATGGTGCGGGAACTCGCCCCCAAGGGCGTGCGCGTGCCCGGCGGCTTCGCCGTCACCGCCCGGGCCTACCGGCTCCTCCTGGAGCACAACCGCGCCGAGGAGCGCATCAAGGACGTGCTCCGCGACCTGGACACCCGCGACATGGAGAACCTGGCCCAGCGCGGCCGAAAGGTGCGCGCCATCATCCGCTCGCTCGCCTTCCCGCCCGAATTGCGCGCCGCCGTCGAAGAGGCCTACGCCGTCCTGGAGCAGCGCCACGGAACGGGCTGCGACGTTGCCGTGCGCTCCTCCGCCACGGCCGAAGACCTCCCCGACGCCTCCTTCGCCGGACAGCAGGAGACCTACCTGAACATCCACGGGGCGGAAGAACTCCTGGAGGCCTGCCAGCGCTGCTTCGCCTCGCTCTTCACCAACCGGGCCATCTCCTACCGCGTGGACAAGGGCTTCGACCACTTCGCCATCGCCCTCTCCATCGGCGTGCAGAAGATGGTGCGCTCCGACCTGGCCTCGGCGGGCGTGATGTTCTCCATCGACACCGAGTCGGGCTTCCGCGACGCCGTGACCATCACCGGGGCCTGGGGCCTGGGCGAGAACGTGGTGCAGGGCGCGGTGAGCCCCGACGAATACTGCGTGTTCAAGCCCACCCTGCGCGCGGGCTTCCGGCCCATCCTCCAGCGCAAGCCCGGGGACAAGGCCATCAAGATGGTCTACACGGACGACGCCAAGTCCCCCACCAAGAACGTGGAGGTCCCCCAGGCCGACCGCACCCGCCTGGTGCTCACGGACAACGAGATCCTGGAACTGGCCCGCATGGCCATGGTCATCGAGGAACACTACTCCGCCAAGGCCGGCACCCCGCGCCCCATGGACATCGAATGGGCCAAGGACGGCCGCACCGGGGAGCTCTACATCGTGCAGGCCCGGCCCGAGACCGTGCATTCCCTCAAGGATGCCAACGTGCTGCGCTCTTACAGGCTCACGGGCCTGGGCGAGGTGGCCGCGCGCGGGCGCGCCGTGGGCGAGATGATCGGCAGGGGCCTGGCCTGCGTGATCAGGGAAGCCGCCAACATCAAGGCCTTCAAGCCCGGCAGCGTGCTCGTCACCGACATGACCGACCCGGACTGGGAACCCGTGATGAAGACGGCCTCGGCCATCGTCACCAACCGGGGCGGGCGCACCTGCCACGCGGCCATCGTCTCGCGCGAGCTGGGCATCCCCTGCGTGGTGGGCGCGGGCGACGCCACCGAACGCATCCGCGACGGCGAGCCCGTCACCGTGGACTGTTCCCAGGGCGCGGAGGGGCTGGTCTACCACGGACTCCTGGACTTCGAGGTGCAGACCGTCAACCTGGGCGAAATGCCCAGGCCCAAAACCAAGATCACCATGAACCTGGCCGCCCCGGAGCAGGCCTTCGAGAAGAGCTTCATCCCCAACGACGGCGTGGGCCTGGCGCGCGTGGAGTTCATCATCAACTCCTCCATCCGCGTGCACCCCCTGGCGCTCCTGCGCTTCGACCAGCTCAAGGACCCGGCCGCCCGGGAGGCCATCGAGGCCATGACGCGCGGCTACGCCGACAAGGCCGACTACTTCGTGGACAGACTGGCCGAGGGGGTGGGCATGCTGGCCGCCGCCTTTTATCCCAAGCCCGTCATCGTGCGCCTGTCGGACTTCAAGTCCAACGAGTACGCCAACCTCATCGGCGGAGCGCAGTTCGAGCCCCACGAGGAGAACCCCATGATCGGCTGGCGCGGGGCCAGCCGCTACTACTCCGAGGGCTACCGCGACGCCTTCGCCCTGGAGTGCCGCGCCATGCGCCTGATCCGCGAGGACATGGGGCTCGCCAACCTGGAAGTGATGATTCCCTTCCCGCGCACCGTGGAGGAGGCCCGCAAGGTGGTGGAGACCATGGCCGAAAACGGCCTGCGCCAGGGCGAGAACGGGCTGCGGATCATCGGCATGTGCGAGATACCCTCCAACGTGATCCTGGCCGAGGAGTTCCTGGAGGTCTTCGACGGCTTCTCCATCGGCTCCAACGACCTCACCCAGCTCATCCTGGGCGTGGACCGCGACTCGTCCCTGGTGGCCCACGTCTTCGACGAGCGAAACCCCGCCGTGAAGCGGATGGTCAAGCAGGTGATCGACGTGGCCAACGCCAAGGGCAAATACATCGGCATTTGCGGCCAGGCCCCCAGCGATTACCCCGAATTCGCGGCCTTCCTGGTGGAATGCGGCATCCAGAGCATCTCGCTCAACCCCGACACGGTGATCAAGACCACCCTGGCCGTGGCCGAACTGGAAAAGAGGCTGGGCAGAAGCGCCTGA